The following proteins are co-located in the Mobula birostris isolate sMobBir1 chromosome 26, sMobBir1.hap1, whole genome shotgun sequence genome:
- the ddx49 gene encoding probable ATP-dependent RNA helicase DDX49: MAQSTWRPTSDDVIQRRRVAGNWCEAEAMAMARSGLTALGLQAWLSEQGERLGIRQPTPVQENCIPAILRGQDCLGCAKTGSGKTAAFVLPILQKLSEDPYGIFCLVLAPTRELVYQIAEQFRVLGKPLSLKDCVIVGGMDMVKQAVELARKPHVVIATPGRLADHIRSSNTFSLKKIKFLVLDEADRLLEQGCTDFTQDLEVILGAVPAQRQTLLFSATLTDTLQELKAIAMNKPFFWEAKTEVRTVAELEQRYLLIPERVKEAYLVHIVQKFHDEHDDWSIIIFTSTCKMCQILTMMLRRFNFPCGALHSMMKQKDRFSTLSKFKSSIFKILVATDVASRGLDIPTVQVVINHNTPGLPKIYIHRVGRTARAGRNGISVTLVTQYDIHLVHAIEEEIKTKLQEFPVVEDEVLKILTHVNVTRRQCESELESTNFDEKKEINKRKQMILEGRDPDLEAKRRKELEKLKEKQRKFQQRMHETLEREAAARLKHRLLKKRRKQEKNSLRGSGPEQDQM; this comes from the exons ATGGCGCAGAGCACGTGGCGACCCACAAGCGATGATGTCATCCAGCGGCGCCGGGTCGCGGGGAATTGGTGTGAGGCAGAGGCAATGGCAATGGCGAGGTCCGGGCTGACGGCGCTAGGACTTCAAGCTTGGCTTTCGGAGCAGGGAGAGCGGCTCGGCATCCGGCAGCCCACGCCGGTACAGGAGAACTGCATCCCCGCCATCCTCCGGG GACAGGACTGTCTCGGCTGTGCTAAAACTGGCAGTGGCAAAACAGCAGCTTTCGTGCTGCCCATCCTCCAGAAGTTGTCCGAGGATCCATATGGAATATTCTGCTTGGTACTGGCTCCGACCAG AGAATTGGTCTATCAGATCGCAGAACAGTTCCGAGTCCTGGGGAAGCCACTGTCCTTGAAGGATTGTGTAATTGTTGGAGGAATGG ACATGGTCAAACAGGCAGTCGAACTTGCCAGAAAACCTCATGTTGTTATTGCAACTCCAGGCCGCCTGGCGGATCACATCCGGAGTTCCAACACCTTCAGCCTGAAGAAAATTAAGTTTCTG GTACTGGACGAAGCCGATCGGTTGTTAGAGCAAGGTTGTACTGATTTCACACAAGACCTGGAGGTGATTCTAGGTGCCGTTCCAGCACAGCGACAGACTTTGCTCTTCAGCGCCACCCTCACCGACACTTTGCAGGAGCTCAAAGCGATTGCAATGAACAAGCCCTTCTTCTGGGAGGCAAAGACTGA AGTTCGCACAGTGGCGGAGCTCGAACAGCGGTACCTCCTGATACCAGAGCGAGTGAAGGAAGCTTACCTTGTGCACATTGTCCAGAAGTTCCACGATGAACATGACGACTGGTCCATTATTATTTTCACAAGCACCTGCAA AATGTGTCAGATTCTGACCATGATGCTCCGGAGATTCAACTTCCCATGTGGAGCACTTCACTCGATGATGAAGCAG AAGGACAGGTTTTCCACACTCTCCAAGTTCAAGTCGAGTATCTTCAAGATCCTCGTGGCCACAGATGTTGCTTCTCG AGGACTTGATATTCCCACAGTCCAGGTTGTCATTAACCACAACACACCTGGGTTGCCCAAAATCTACATCCATCGGGTGGGCCGCACAGCAAGAGCAG GTCGAAATGGTATCTCTGTTACTCTCGTCACCCAGTATGACATTCACCTTGTTCATGCAATCGAGGAGGAAATAA AGACCAAATTGCAGGAGTTTCCTGTGGTTGAAGATGAGGTGCTGAAGATTCTTACCCACGTCAATGTAACCCGgcgacagtgtgagagt GAACTTGAGTCAACTAACTTTGACGAAAAGAAAGAAATCAATAAACGGAAGCAAATGATTCTTGAAGGACGG GACCCAGACCTGGAGGCGAAGAGGAGAAAGGAACTGGAAAAGCTAAAGGAGAAGCAGCGAAAATTTCAGCAGAGAATGCATGAAACTCTAGAGAGAGAGGCAGCCGCACGACTCAAACACAGACTGCTGAAAAAGCGAAGAAAACAAGAAAAGAATTCACTGAGGGGCTCTGGTCCAGAACAAGATCAAATGTAG